A genomic window from Plutella xylostella chromosome 23, ilPluXylo3.1, whole genome shotgun sequence includes:
- the LOC119692511 gene encoding cuticle protein 16.5, which produces MYAKLFITICAFGLASAGNLLHSAPVAYAAAPVAHYSAAPVATYSAAPVAHYAAAPVAHYAAAPVATYAAAPVVTKTITPAVSAVSSYSSHTSHGSPVAHYSAAPVAHYAAPVVTKSVAPVSYQSISSHSAPVAYASYAPAAPAYTSVVTKSVAPAYAAYAAPVVAKSYAAPAAHYAAPVAHYAAPAAHYASPVAHYASPVAHYAAAAPVLKAVSYSAAPAVSHVSYSSLGASYGW; this is translated from the exons ATGTACGCTAAG TTGTTCATCACCATCTGCGCCTTCGGCCTGGCTTCAGCCGGCAACCTGCTGCACTCGGCCCCCGTGGCCTACGCCGCCGCTCCCGTGGCGCACTACTCGGCCGCCCCCGTCGCCACCTACAGTGCCGCCCCAGTAGCCCACTATGCCGCTGCCCCAGTCGCCCACTAtgccgccgcccccgtcgccACCTACGCCGCCGCTCCCGTCGTGACCAAGACCATCACCCCCGCCGTGTCTGCAGTCTCTTCCTACTCCTCTCACACCTCCCACGGCTCTCCAGTAGCCCACTACTCTGCCGCCCCAGTAGCCCACTACGCCGCCCCCGTGGTGACCAAGTCCGTGGCGCCCGTCTCCTACCAGTCCATCTCCAGCCACTCTGCGCCCGTCGCCTACGCGTCGTACGctcccgccgcgcccgcctaCACCTCCGTCGTCACTAAGAGCGTCGCTCCCGCGTACGCCGCGtacgccgcccccgtcgtgGCTAAGAGCTACGCCGCCCCCGCGGCTCACTACGCCGCCCCCGTGGCTCACTACGCCGCCCCCGCGGCTCACTACGCCTCCCCCGTGGCTCACTACGCCTCCCCTGTGGCTCACTACGCCGCCGCTGCGCCGGTGCTCAAGGCCGTCTCCTACTCGGCCGCGCCCGCCGTGTCGCACGTCTCCTACTCCTCGCTCGGCGCTAGCTACGGCTGGTGA
- the LOC105397834 gene encoding cuticle protein 70, isoforms A and B, whose translation MYFCVEHHSTFRIPRNIIKMIAKFVALVCLFGLAAAGNLYGSGLGYAGYGGYYGGYAAPVVAKSYVAPVSYVAPVSYAPAVSHVSQYSYSAPVVKTYAAPLVKSYAAPVVSSYAYSPYSAYAATPYSYGGYGAYGKYVW comes from the exons ATGTATTTTTGTGTCGAACATCATTCCACTTTCAGGATTCCAAGGAATATTATCAAAATGATCGCTAAG TTTGTCGCCCTAGTCTGCCTGTTCGGCCTGGCCGCCGCTGGCAACCTATACGGCTCCGGCCTCGGCTACGCTGGCTACGGAGGGTACTACGGAGGCTACGCTGCCCCAGTGGTAGCAAAGAGCTATGTAGCACCTGTCAGCTACGTCGCCCCAGTCAGCTACGCTCCAGCCGTCTCCCACGTGTCTCAATACAGCTACAGTGCCCCAGTAGTCAAGACCTACGCTGCCCCGCTAGTCAAGTCGTACGCTGCGCCAGTTGTCTCCAGCTACGCTTACTCTCCCTACTCAGCATACGCTGCGACTCCTTACTCTTACGGTGGTTACGGAGCGTACGGCAAATACGTCTGGTGA